The following are encoded in a window of Bos indicus isolate NIAB-ARS_2022 breed Sahiwal x Tharparkar chromosome 7, NIAB-ARS_B.indTharparkar_mat_pri_1.0, whole genome shotgun sequence genomic DNA:
- the LOC109562317 gene encoding heterogeneous nuclear ribonucleoprotein A3-like: MEVKPPPGHPQPNSGRRRHRCWGEEGHDPKEPEQLRKLFIGGLSFETTDDSLREHFEKCGTLTDCVVMRDPQTERSRGFGFVTYSFVEEVDAAMCARPHKADGRVVEPKRTVSREDSVKPGAHLTVKKIFVGGIKEDTEEYNLRDYCEKYGKIETIEVMEDRQSGKKRGFAFVTFDDHDTVDKIVIQKYHTINGHNYEVKKALSKQEMQSAGSQRDRRGGSGNFMGHGGNFGGGGGNFGRGGNFGGRGGYGGGGGGSRGSYGGGDGGYNGFGGDGGNYGGGPGYSSRGGYGAGGPGGYGNQGGGHGGGGGGYDGYNEGGNFGGNCGGGGNYNDFGNYSGQQQSNYGPMKGGSFGGRSSGSPYGGGYGSGRGSGGYGSRRF; the protein is encoded by the coding sequence ATGGAGGTAAAACCGCCGCCCGGTCACCCCCAGCCCAACTCCGGCCGTCGCCGCCACCGCTGCTGGGGGGAGGAGGGTCATGATCCCAAGGAACCAGAGCAGTTGAGAAAGCTGTTTATTGGTGGTCTGAGCTTTGAAACTACAGATgatagcttaagagaacattttgAGAAATGTGGCACACTTACAGATTGTGTGGTGATGAGAGACCCCCAAACAGAACGTTCCAGGGGCTTTGGTTTTGTGACTTACTCTTTTGTTGAAGAAGTGGATGCAGCAATGTGTGCTCGACCGCACAAGGCTGATGGGCGTGTAGTGGAACCAAAGAGAACTGTTTCTAGAGAGGATTCTGTAAAGCCTGGTGCCCATCTAACAGTGAAGAAAATTTTTGTTGGTGGTATTAAAGAAGATACAGAAGAATATAATTTGAGAGACTACTGTGAAAAGTATGGCAAGATTGAAACCATAGAAGTTATGGAAGACAGGCAGAGTGGGAAAAAGAGAGGATTTGCTTTTGTAACTTTTGATGATCATGATACAGTTGATAAAATTGTTATTCAGAAATACCACACTATTAATGGGCATAATTATGAAGTGAAAAAGGCCCTTTCTAAACAAGAGATGCAATCTGCTGGATCACAAAGAGATCGTCGAGGTGGATCTGGCAACTTTATGGGTCATGGAGGAAACTTTGGAGGTGGTGGGGGTAACTTTGGCCGTGGTGGAAACTTTGGTGGAAGAGGAGGCTATGGTGGCGGAGGTGGTGGCAGCAGAGGGAGCtatggaggaggagatggtggaTATAATGGATTTGGAGGGGATGGTGGCAACTATGGCGGTGGTCCTGGTTATAGTAGTAGAGGAGGTTACGGTGCTGGTGGACCAGGAGGATATGGAAACCAAGGTGGTGGACATGGTGGCGGTGGTGGAGGATATGATGGTTACAATGAAGGAGGAAATTTTGGGGgtaactgtggtggtggtggaaaCTATAATGATTTTGGAAATTATAGTGGACAACAGCAGTCAAATTATGGACCCATGAAAGGGGGTAGTTTTGGCGGAAGAAGCTCGGGCAGTCCCTATGGTGGTGGTTATGGATCTGGTCGTGGAAGTGGTGGATATGGTAGCAGAAGGTTctaa